The Fodinibius saliphilus genome segment TCTTTCAGTTCAGGATCAACACCTTCGTAAAAAGCTAATACATTTCTCGAAATAACTTCTTTTTCTGATGAATAAGGAATATGGTCAAGCTGATAATTCAATTCGCGGGGCTGAAAATCTGTAATGTTTTCAATAGTCTCTTGCCTATATGCTGCAAGCTCTGTTTCAGATTCCAGGCCAAGCACCTTCACAGCGACTGAAGGCTTTATAATATTATACCCTTTACTAAAACCGCCAGAAGACTCTTCATCCCGATAAGCAAGGCTCAGCCGGCCAACTTTTCCATAATTAGCTTGCATTTTCTGGGCTCTCTCCTCGAATTCTTCAGAGTTTGCTGCCGGAATAATGAGCATACCCTTTGCGTCTTGCCCCATAATCGTTTGAAAACGGGAACGACTATCAATGGCTGCATCTATCAGCGTGTCGCCATCCACTACATTCGGAATCTCTTCAAATACCATAACCCATTTGTCTTTCAACGTAATATCCTTGAGATGTTGAACACCAAAAGAATCATCGTTAACTCCAAATCCTGCAAACACAATATCTGCCTTCAGGGTATCTGTTCCTCCAAAACGACGAATAAAATGTGCTTTAGAATCTTTACCGGCAGTAGACCTGTCAACAAGCTCCTTTTGATTATTTTGGGTATTATAGAGATTAAAAACTACGCTATCGCTCTTTGCTTCTGCCAGTTTAAAGTTCTGGAAATAAGTATTGTTATCGCCCGCCGGTTCCAGCCCAATCTGTTGGTACTCTTCAGCAAGATAATCAGCTGCCTTTTTCTCTGCAGGGGTCCCCGCTTCGCGACCTTTCATTGAATCAGCAGCAAATATTGTTAAATGCTTTTTTAAATAGGATACAGATATTTCA includes the following:
- a CDS encoding M28 family peptidase gives rise to the protein MNARTIVLSLVLAILFSGCTASQSSIEENPSTEAPNTSSEALIEYQDEISVSYLKKHLTIFAADSMKGREAGTPAEKKAADYLAEEYQQIGLEPAGDNNTYFQNFKLAEAKSDSVVFNLYNTQNNQKELVDRSTAGKDSKAHFIRRFGGTDTLKADIVFAGFGVNDDSFGVQHLKDITLKDKWVMVFEEIPNVVDGDTLIDAAIDSRSRFQTIMGQDAKGMLIIPAANSEEFEERAQKMQANYGKVGRLSLAYRDEESSGGFSKGYNIIKPSVAVKVLGLESETELAAYRQETIENITDFQPRELNYQLDHIPYSSEKEVISRNVLAFYEGVDPELKEEIVVLTSHYDHVGVGAADSTGDRIYNGADDDGSGTIGLLNVARAFAKAGEDRVKPKRSILFLNVSAEEKGLLGSRYYSDHPVIPMDQTVANINIDMIGRIDKKHKKEGVENYSYIIGGDIISSQLDSLIHAGNRRTANIALSDRYNDLQDPNQFYRRSDHWHFGRKGVPFAFFFTGVHEDYHRPSDEVHKIRFEKLANIVRTIYGSTVTIANTDEAPKVDNQEFIEITGDDN